The Acidobacteriota bacterium genomic interval AGCCCGCCACCAGGCGCGCGGTCGCGGGGAGCGGCGCGGCGCCTCGGATCTCCGAGACCGCGAAGCCGAGGGGCGTCATCGTCTCGACGTAGACCACCTCGTGCGCGCGGCGCGGATCTCCCTCACCGAGCTCCTGATAGAGGATCTTCCCGATCGCGGTCTTCATCTCGATCGGCGGCGCCACCGAGATGAGGCGCGACAGGAAGACCGGGAAGTAGTGCAGCGGGTGCCACCACTGCCCGAGGAAGGTCCCCACCTGCCCGCGGCTCAGATCCGACGATCCGATCTTCTCGAAGAACGGGTGCGCGATGAGCCTCCTGCGGAGCCCGTCCTCCTTCAGCGTGTTCAACAGCTCTTTCGCCAGCATCTCCTCGTCTCCTCTCCCACCCGCCCTCCGCGGGTGTTTCGCGCGTTCCGGTCAGCGCCCGCCGGCATGAGCCGGGGCGTAGTGCTCGCGAAGCTCGGCCAGCCGGGGCAGCGATGCGAGCACCGTGTCCGTGTCCAGCCCGAAGTCGATCAGGCACGCGATCTCGTCCACGCCGCACGCGGAGGCGGCGTCCACGACGCGCGAGCACTTGTTCTGCGTTCCCAGGAGGGTGCTCGTCTCGAAGTAGCGCTCGAACGCGAGCGCGGCGACGTCGCGCGCGTCGCGATCGGCGTCGGCCGTCGAGGCCAGCGATATCCCCTGGAACTGCTTCATGTACGTCTTGAGGTAGCTCGTCATCGGCTCGCGCACCAGCTCGCGCACCACGGCGTCGTCCTCACCGACGAACGCGTGCGCGACGAGCGTGACGATCCCCGCGGCCGGATCGTGTCCCGCGGCGGCGCGCGCGCGCCGGTAGCCGAGGACGAGCCGCGTCAGGTCGGCGGGCTCGTATCCCACCAGCGCGGCGAGCACGTTGGCGCCGGTGGAGCCGGCCCGCTCCCACGTCGCCGGGCTGCCGGCGGTCGTGATCCACATCGGGAACATCGGCTGGATCGGCCTCGGGAGCGTGCGCACCTCGACGGCGCGGCCTCCCGCCCCCTCGAGGAGGATCGTCTCTCCCTTCCAGAGGCGGCGGATGATCTCGATCCCCCGGAACATCACCTCCTTGCGATCGTCGTACGGGCTCGGGTAGAGGACGAAGTCGTCCGGGTGCCACCCCGAGGCGAACGAGATCCCGACGCGCCCGCCGGAGAGGTTGTCGACGACCGACCACTCCTCGGCGACGCGCACCGGGTTGTGGAGCGGGAGGGCCACGCTCCCGGCGCGGATGCCGACGCGCTTCGTCACCGCGGCGAGCGCCGCGCCGAGGACCGACGGATTCGGATAGAGCCCGCCGAACGGCTGAAAGTGCCTCTCGGGCGTCCAGACCGCCTCGAACCCGTGCTCGTCGGCGAACCGGGCGCTCTCGAGCGTGAGGCGGTACTTCGAGCCCGAGGCGCGCGAGCCGTCGTCGGAGAAGAAGTAGATGCTGAAGCGGACGGGCCGCTCAGGAGGCCGCGAGCTCCAGGCCCCGGGATCCTCGTCGACGCTCGAGGGGGCCGCGGCGCCCGGCTGTCTCGGGGAGGGGCGCGCGGGGCCGAGCCCGCGCTCGCGAAGGCGCAGCTCCAGGAGGCGACGCTGCTCGGGGGTCAGCCGGTCGAGGCGGTCGTCCACGCTCATCTCCGGTTCTCCTCCGCGCCGGCGTCCCGCGCGAGATGATCCCGCACTTGCTCCTCCGACATCCGCTCGATCTCCGCGAGGAGGGCGGCGACCTCGCCGGCTTGCCGGCGCTCGTCGAGGGCGGCGTCGACCGCCCCGGCGAGGCTCTTGAGGTCGCCGGATTCGAAGAGGCTCGCGATCGTCAGCTCGACGTCGAACGCCTTGCGGAGCTGCGAGGCGAGCTGGATCGCGAGGAGCGAGTTGCCGCCGAGATCGAAGAAGTTGTCGTCGCGCCCGATTGGCGAGACGCCGAGAAGCGCGCTCCAGACCGTCGCGACCCGGCGCTCCGTTTCCCCCGCCGGCTCGACGAGGGGGCGGCCGTCCCGCGCCGCGCCGCCCGAGGACTCGGGCCCCAGGCCCTCGAGGAACTCGGTCAACGTCG includes:
- a CDS encoding LLM class flavin-dependent oxidoreductase; translated protein: MSVDDRLDRLTPEQRRLLELRLRERGLGPARPSPRQPGAAAPSSVDEDPGAWSSRPPERPVRFSIYFFSDDGSRASGSKYRLTLESARFADEHGFEAVWTPERHFQPFGGLYPNPSVLGAALAAVTKRVGIRAGSVALPLHNPVRVAEEWSVVDNLSGGRVGISFASGWHPDDFVLYPSPYDDRKEVMFRGIEIIRRLWKGETILLEGAGGRAVEVRTLPRPIQPMFPMWITTAGSPATWERAGSTGANVLAALVGYEPADLTRLVLGYRRARAAAGHDPAAGIVTLVAHAFVGEDDAVVRELVREPMTSYLKTYMKQFQGISLASTADADRDARDVAALAFERYFETSTLLGTQNKCSRVVDAASACGVDEIACLIDFGLDTDTVLASLPRLAELREHYAPAHAGGR
- a CDS encoding iron-containing redox enzyme family protein codes for the protein MLAKELLNTLKEDGLRRRLIAHPFFEKIGSSDLSRGQVGTFLGQWWHPLHYFPVFLSRLISVAPPIEMKTAIGKILYQELGEGDPRRAHEVVYVETMTPLGFAVSEIRGAAPLPATARLVAGYSEASKDLLSGLGFLYGTEVADLAMVSGIGTAVRRVTGAKRLEWVDIHVQQEPEHVVRANDTLTVEIPDVEKMAVLAGAQSMWQHWIAFFDELEREVFAHQGAHSVS